One region of Polaribacter pectinis genomic DNA includes:
- a CDS encoding DUF2914 domain-containing protein produces MNTYLKYKKSSFHNFIRSNRKYAPLFFFIAGFTWDSLTLGRIDRLYDIIVLCTYMTLLTVSIYFFNLVGNEKWENSFIKKYGDYLPLAIQFFLGGLSSAYVIYFSRSVSLSKTASFFIILIVLLFANEFFKKRVSNKYLQFSAYFFVNFTFLSFFLPVILKEMNTAIFLISGIISLISTIILVVLVYRTNPSARVEIVKWKMLSMILGIYVLINTFYYLKLIPPVPLALDKGVVAYNVEKYNNHYNVTYEVDEWYVFWRDHKIDFNRNSNKPVYVFTSIFAPTDLQKKVYHQWKWYNPEIGEWQNFDKIGFEITGGRDNGYRGYSFKNNVIDGEWKVEVITEENLVLGVVDFNIKTTNSVKKTKLVSREF; encoded by the coding sequence ATGAATACATATTTAAAATATAAAAAAAGTAGTTTTCATAATTTTATAAGAAGTAATAGAAAATACGCACCTCTCTTTTTTTTTATTGCAGGTTTTACATGGGATTCTTTAACACTTGGAAGAATTGATAGGTTGTATGATATTATTGTATTATGCACATATATGACACTGCTAACTGTTAGTATTTATTTTTTTAATTTGGTGGGTAATGAAAAATGGGAGAATAGTTTTATTAAAAAATATGGAGATTATTTACCATTGGCAATTCAGTTTTTTTTAGGTGGACTTTCTAGTGCCTATGTAATTTATTTTTCTAGAAGTGTTTCATTATCTAAAACGGCTTCATTTTTTATAATTTTAATTGTTTTACTATTTGCAAATGAGTTTTTTAAAAAACGAGTTTCTAATAAATATCTTCAATTTAGCGCATATTTTTTTGTCAATTTTACTTTTTTAAGTTTCTTTTTGCCTGTCATTTTAAAAGAAATGAACACTGCAATTTTTTTAATTTCAGGAATAATAAGTTTAATTTCTACCATAATATTGGTCGTTCTTGTTTACAGAACAAACCCTTCTGCTAGAGTTGAAATTGTAAAATGGAAAATGTTAAGCATGATTTTGGGCATATATGTTTTAATTAATACTTTTTATTACTTAAAACTTATTCCGCCAGTTCCATTAGCTTTAGATAAAGGCGTTGTAGCTTATAATGTAGAAAAATATAATAACCATTATAATGTTACTTATGAAGTTGATGAATGGTACGTTTTTTGGCGAGACCATAAAATAGATTTCAATAGAAATTCTAATAAACCTGTATATGTTTTTACTTCCATATTTGCTCCAACAGATTTACAAAAGAAAGTTTATCATCAATGGAAATGGTATAATCCTGAAATAGGTGAGTGGCAAAATTTTGACAAAATCGGTTTTGAAATTACAGGTGGAAGAGATAATGGTTACAGAGGTTACAGTTTTAAAAATAATGTAATTGATGGCGAATGGAAAGTTGAGGTTATTACTGAAGAAAATCTTGTTTTAGGAGTTGTAGATTTTAATATTAAAACTACAAATTCAGTTAAAAAAACAAAACTTGTAAGTAGAGAATTCTAA
- a CDS encoding ArsR/SmtB family transcription factor yields MGLTKSEIYTEEQNKIAAIAKVLGHPARIAILEFLIKLQSCVCGDLVKEIGLAQPTISQHLKELKKVGIIKGTIEGTSVCYCIHQENWSKIKNTLNKFLNQNLNENCC; encoded by the coding sequence ATGGGTTTAACAAAGTCAGAAATTTATACAGAAGAACAAAATAAAATTGCTGCAATTGCAAAAGTATTAGGACATCCTGCTAGAATTGCAATTTTAGAGTTTCTAATTAAGTTACAATCTTGTGTTTGTGGAGATTTGGTAAAAGAAATTGGTTTGGCACAACCAACGATTTCTCAACATTTAAAAGAATTAAAAAAAGTAGGAATTATAAAAGGCACAATTGAAGGAACTAGCGTTTGTTACTGTATTCATCAAGAAAATTGGAGTAAAATAAAAAATACTTTAAACAAATTTTTAAATCAAAATTTAAACGAAAACTGTTGTTAA
- a CDS encoding SanA/YdcF family protein encodes MKKKTFFKAIFFFITFCILSIYASNYAIEKNAQEKVFSETQNIPKNKVGLILGTSKLLSDGRINLYYKYRLDAAVKLYNSGKIEYIVISGDNSSTNYDEPTDFKIDLIKAGIPENKIFLDYAGFRTLDSVVRIKEIFGQTSITIISQQFHNERAIYLAEHFNIKAVSFNAKSISGKYGLKVKLREYLARVKVFVDIIFNVQPKFLGKKVEIE; translated from the coding sequence ATGAAAAAGAAAACTTTTTTTAAAGCTATTTTCTTCTTTATTACTTTCTGTATTTTAAGCATTTATGCATCAAATTATGCCATTGAGAAAAATGCGCAAGAAAAAGTGTTTTCTGAAACTCAAAATATTCCAAAAAATAAAGTTGGTTTAATTTTAGGGACTTCTAAACTCTTAAGTGATGGTCGTATAAACTTATATTATAAATACAGATTAGATGCTGCTGTAAAATTATATAATTCTGGCAAAATCGAATATATAGTTATTAGTGGAGATAATAGTTCTACTAATTATGATGAACCAACAGATTTTAAAATTGATTTGATTAAAGCTGGAATTCCGGAAAATAAAATATTTTTAGATTACGCTGGTTTTAGAACTTTAGATTCTGTAGTTAGAATTAAAGAAATTTTCGGGCAAACTTCAATAACAATTATCTCGCAACAATTTCATAATGAAAGAGCTATTTATTTAGCGGAACATTTTAATATTAAAGCAGTTAGTTTTAACGCCAAAAGTATCTCTGGTAAATATGGATTAAAAGTTAAGTTAAGAGAATATTTGGCAAGAGTAAAAGTCTTTGTTGACATTATATTTAATGTTCAGCCAAAATTTTTGGGTAAAAAGGTAGAGATTGAATAG
- a CDS encoding PASTA domain-containing protein, with product MSVVQFLKSKSFFKQVIIAIVGLLLFVFILKFWLGVTTNHDQKIQVPNLHKMSLEDVDRKLKELNLDFKVIDSASFNPDYPKKSIIEQTPAAGDFVKEKRKIYLTLNPSKYRDVSIPNLNGRTKRQAVSHLRSIGFNIGTNFTYVTDIGKDVVRGLRYKGKVLNEGDKLPLNSIVDLVLGDGRGN from the coding sequence ATGAGTGTTGTTCAGTTTTTAAAAAGTAAATCGTTTTTTAAGCAGGTTATTATTGCAATTGTTGGTTTATTGTTATTTGTTTTTATTTTAAAATTTTGGTTAGGTGTAACTACAAACCATGATCAAAAAATACAAGTACCTAACTTACATAAAATGTCTTTAGAAGATGTAGATAGGAAATTGAAAGAATTAAACCTAGATTTTAAAGTAATTGATAGTGCTAGTTTTAACCCAGATTACCCAAAAAAATCTATTATAGAACAAACACCAGCTGCAGGAGATTTTGTAAAGGAAAAACGTAAAATTTACTTGACTTTAAATCCGTCTAAATATAGAGATGTTTCCATTCCTAATTTAAACGGAAGAACTAAAAGACAAGCTGTTTCTCATTTACGCTCTATTGGTTTTAATATTGGTACAAATTTTACCTATGTTACAGATATTGGTAAAGATGTTGTACGTGGTTTACGCTACAAAGGAAAAGTTTTAAATGAAGGAGATAAATTACCACTAAATTCTATTGTAGATTTGGTTTTAGGTGATGGAAGAGGAAATTAA
- a CDS encoding DUF6428 family protein: MKLSEIKNHLKNLNEIAFKLPNGELVPSHFHVTEVGKVTKDFIDCGGKVRSETVINFQLWEENDYDHRLHPEKLVSIIELSEKIFKFDDLEIEVEYQGKETIGKYNLDFDGTNFLLTSKVTACLALDACGITKPKIKIAEAVGSCCDPKSGCC; this comes from the coding sequence ATGAAATTATCAGAAATAAAAAATCACTTAAAAAATTTAAATGAAATCGCTTTTAAATTACCAAATGGAGAATTAGTTCCAAGTCATTTTCATGTAACAGAAGTTGGTAAAGTAACTAAAGATTTTATTGATTGTGGAGGTAAAGTAAGAAGCGAAACAGTAATTAATTTTCAACTTTGGGAAGAAAATGATTACGACCATAGATTACATCCAGAAAAATTAGTTTCAATAATAGAATTGTCTGAAAAGATTTTTAAGTTCGATGATTTAGAAATTGAAGTAGAATATCAAGGAAAAGAAACTATTGGTAAATACAATTTAGATTTCGACGGAACAAATTTTTTGTTAACGTCAAAAGTAACTGCTTGTTTGGCATTAGATGCATGTGGAATTACAAAACCAAAAATTAAAATAGCAGAAGCAGTTGGTTCTTGTTGCGACCCAAAATCTGGATGTTGTTAA
- a CDS encoding class I SAM-dependent methyltransferase, producing MIKLRSYLKKKFSVSSLLKLQKVAQNLLKVMPFGLNLNQLGVIYGTDKVLGHSYTQHYTTHLKRFRYKKINLLEIGVGGYDNPKAGGQSLRMWKRYFLFGKIFSLDIFDKSQLQEKRIKIFKGSQVDKDFLNKVTNEIGELDIIIDDGSHINEHVIESFKLLFPKLKDGGVYVVEDMQTSYWEDFGGDSKDLKNPKTMMNYFKSLTDSLNNQEFLIPNYQQNYFDKKIISMHFYHNMVFIYKGNNDEKSNILQKK from the coding sequence ATGATTAAGTTAAGGAGTTACTTAAAAAAGAAATTTTCCGTTTCAAGTTTACTTAAATTACAAAAAGTTGCTCAAAATTTATTGAAAGTAATGCCTTTTGGATTAAATCTAAATCAATTAGGAGTAATTTATGGAACAGACAAAGTACTTGGTCATTCTTATACACAACATTACACAACGCATTTAAAAAGGTTTAGATACAAGAAAATTAATTTATTGGAAATTGGAGTTGGTGGTTATGACAACCCCAAAGCTGGTGGACAATCTTTAAGAATGTGGAAAAGATATTTTCTCTTTGGAAAAATTTTTAGTTTAGATATTTTTGATAAATCACAACTTCAAGAAAAAAGAATTAAAATTTTTAAAGGTAGCCAAGTAGATAAAGATTTTTTAAATAAAGTTACTAATGAAATAGGAGAATTAGACATTATTATAGATGATGGAAGTCATATTAATGAACACGTTATAGAAAGCTTTAAACTTTTGTTTCCAAAGTTAAAAGATGGTGGTGTTTACGTTGTAGAAGATATGCAAACATCTTATTGGGAAGACTTTGGTGGTGACAGTAAAGATTTAAAGAATCCTAAAACAATGATGAATTATTTTAAAAGCCTAACAGATTCGTTAAATAATCAAGAATTTTTAATTCCTAATTATCAGCAAAACTATTTTGATAAAAAAATAATCTCAATGCATTTCTACCACAATATGGTATTTATCTACAAAGGGAATAACGATGAAAAATCAAATATTCTTCAAAAGAAATAA
- the yaaA gene encoding peroxide stress protein YaaA, whose product MKIIISPAKSLDFESKVPTSLHTQPRFLDSSEKLNKKLKTLSKKKLADLMSISDDLASLNYERNQDWKTPFTEENAKQAIYAFTGAVFQGIDVNSIDEKKLPLLQERLRILSGLYGLLKPLDLIQPYRLEMGTKLKVGRKENLYKFWDDTLAKSLNEELEEGELLINLASTEYFKALPKKVLKVPMITPVFKDFKNGQYKTIMTYAKQARGYMVRYIIENNVKNLVELKGFNVEKYGFSEEMSSENELVFTR is encoded by the coding sequence ATGAAAATAATTATATCTCCAGCAAAATCATTAGATTTCGAAAGTAAAGTACCTACAAGTTTACATACACAACCTCGTTTTTTAGACAGTTCAGAAAAACTAAACAAAAAACTAAAAACACTTTCTAAAAAGAAACTAGCAGATTTAATGTCAATTTCAGACGATTTAGCTTCTTTAAATTATGAAAGAAACCAAGATTGGAAAACTCCATTTACAGAAGAAAATGCTAAACAAGCTATTTATGCTTTTACTGGAGCTGTTTTTCAAGGAATTGATGTAAATTCTATTGATGAAAAAAAACTACCTCTTTTACAAGAACGTTTGCGAATTTTATCTGGTTTGTATGGTTTGTTGAAGCCTTTGGATTTAATTCAACCTTACAGATTAGAAATGGGAACAAAACTTAAAGTTGGTAGAAAAGAAAATTTGTACAAATTTTGGGATGATACTTTGGCAAAATCTTTAAATGAAGAATTAGAAGAAGGCGAATTGTTAATCAATTTAGCAAGTACAGAATACTTTAAAGCTTTGCCTAAAAAAGTTTTAAAAGTGCCAATGATAACACCCGTTTTTAAAGATTTCAAAAACGGACAATACAAAACTATAATGACGTACGCTAAACAAGCACGTGGATATATGGTTAGATATATTATAGAAAATAATGTAAAAAATTTAGTAGAATTAAAAGGTTTTAATGTTGAAAAATATGGTTTTTCAGAAGAAATGTCATCTGAAAATGAACTAGTTTTTACGCGTTAG
- a CDS encoding low molecular weight phosphatase family protein: protein MQKINQKITTTISNLEVDKITNERKLILEPLVNFIQDKVATDKDVNINFICTHNSRRSHLAQIWAQTMAAYFNIKNVRCYSGGTEATAMFYKVVETLKNTGFEINKISETENPIYAIKFNDNSQPIIGFSKKYEDEFNPKSEFAAIMTCSQADVGCPFIFGAEKRIPITYEDPKLFDGTEIQAEKYQERSLQIATEMLYVFSNINK from the coding sequence ATGCAAAAAATTAATCAAAAAATAACAACTACAATTTCAAATTTAGAAGTTGATAAAATCACTAATGAAAGGAAACTAATTTTAGAACCATTAGTTAACTTTATACAAGACAAAGTTGCTACAGATAAAGATGTTAATATTAATTTTATTTGTACACATAATTCAAGAAGAAGTCATTTAGCTCAAATATGGGCTCAAACAATGGCAGCATATTTTAATATTAAAAATGTAAGATGTTATTCTGGAGGAACAGAAGCAACTGCAATGTTTTATAAAGTTGTGGAAACACTTAAAAATACTGGGTTTGAAATTAATAAAATTTCTGAAACTGAAAATCCTATTTACGCTATAAAATTTAATGATAATTCGCAACCAATTATTGGTTTTTCTAAAAAATATGAAGATGAATTTAATCCTAAATCAGAGTTTGCTGCAATAATGACTTGCTCACAAGCAGATGTAGGTTGCCCATTTATTTTTGGTGCGGAAAAGAGAATTCCGATTACTTATGAAGATCCTAAATTATTTGACGGTACAGAAATTCAAGCCGAAAAATACCAAGAAAGAAGTTTACAAATAGCAACAGAAATGTTATATGTATTTTCAAATATTAATAAATAA
- a CDS encoding D-alanine--D-alanine ligase, whose amino-acid sequence MKKNIAIVMGGYSSEVNISLKSGNVVYNHLDKEKYNSFRVHILKEKWVALDDSNTEYPINKNDFTFTLNGNCIAFDCVFNAIHGNPGENGMLLAYFNLINLKHTSAPFYQMALTFNKRDTLSVVKEYGIKTAVSVYLNKGNAINLDAIISKVGLPCFIKPNNAGSSYGISKAHTKEEILPAIEKAYKEDSEILIESFLDGVEVSVGVIQYQGETKVLPMTEIVSENDFFDYEAKYEGKSQEITPARISAEEQQKVEEVAKKIYKILNMSGFSRSEFILVNCEPYFLEMNTVPGLTEESILPQQAKAAGISLKELFNNAIESSLNSLK is encoded by the coding sequence ATGAAGAAGAACATAGCCATTGTTATGGGCGGATATTCGTCCGAAGTAAACATTTCTCTAAAAAGCGGAAATGTGGTTTATAACCATTTAGACAAAGAGAAATACAATTCTTTTAGAGTACATATTTTAAAGGAAAAGTGGGTTGCTTTAGATGATTCTAATACAGAATATCCAATAAATAAAAACGATTTTACGTTTACACTTAATGGCAATTGCATTGCATTTGACTGTGTTTTTAATGCAATACATGGCAATCCTGGAGAAAATGGAATGTTATTGGCATACTTTAATCTCATCAATTTAAAGCATACTTCAGCACCTTTTTATCAAATGGCGTTAACTTTTAATAAAAGAGATACGTTAAGTGTTGTAAAAGAATATGGAATAAAAACAGCCGTTTCAGTTTATTTAAACAAAGGAAATGCTATTAATTTAGATGCTATTATTAGTAAAGTAGGTTTGCCTTGTTTTATAAAACCAAACAATGCAGGTTCTAGCTATGGTATTTCTAAAGCGCATACAAAAGAAGAAATTTTACCAGCAATAGAAAAAGCCTATAAAGAAGATTCAGAAATTTTAATTGAATCTTTTTTAGACGGAGTAGAAGTTTCTGTTGGTGTTATTCAATATCAAGGGGAGACTAAAGTATTGCCAATGACAGAAATCGTTTCAGAGAATGATTTTTTCGATTATGAGGCAAAATACGAAGGTAAATCTCAAGAGATAACTCCAGCAAGAATTTCTGCAGAAGAACAACAAAAAGTAGAAGAGGTTGCAAAGAAAATTTATAAGATTTTAAACATGTCTGGTTTCTCTCGTTCTGAATTTATTTTAGTAAATTGCGAACCATATTTCTTGGAAATGAATACTGTTCCTGGTTTAACAGAAGA
- a CDS encoding RluA family pseudouridine synthase, giving the protein MQENESQEVENDELYEHHRFTASEGQEPLRVDKFLMNFVENATRNKVQQAAKAGNVLVNDVAVKSNHKVKPKDIVRVVLAYPPAENLLVAEDIPLDIVFEDDTVIVVNKPAGMVVHPGHGNYSGTLVNGLIHHIENLPTNSNERPGLVHRIDKDTSGLLVVAKTEFAMAHLSKQFFDRTTERLYYALVWGNVDEDEGTIEGNIGRSLKNRLQMAVFPDGDFGKHAVTHYKVLERLTYVTLVQCKLETGRTHQIRAHFKHIGHTLFNDERYGGDDILKGTTFTKYKQFVQNCFKVLPRQALHAKTLGFTHPKTGEFLRFNSEVPQDITDCLEKWRTYSENSKEEF; this is encoded by the coding sequence GTGCAAGAAAACGAATCTCAAGAAGTAGAAAACGACGAATTATACGAACATCACAGATTTACTGCTAGCGAAGGTCAAGAACCTTTAAGAGTTGATAAATTTTTAATGAACTTTGTAGAAAATGCCACTAGAAATAAAGTACAACAAGCTGCAAAAGCTGGTAATGTTTTAGTGAATGATGTTGCTGTAAAATCGAATCATAAAGTAAAACCAAAAGATATTGTTAGAGTTGTTTTGGCATATCCGCCAGCAGAAAACTTATTGGTTGCAGAAGACATACCTTTAGATATAGTTTTTGAAGATGATACTGTAATTGTAGTAAACAAACCTGCAGGAATGGTTGTACATCCAGGTCATGGAAATTATTCTGGAACCTTGGTAAATGGTTTAATTCATCATATAGAAAACTTGCCCACAAATTCTAATGAACGCCCAGGTTTAGTTCATAGAATTGACAAAGATACAAGTGGTTTATTAGTAGTTGCAAAAACTGAATTTGCAATGGCACATTTATCTAAACAGTTTTTTGATAGAACTACAGAGCGTTTGTATTATGCTTTAGTTTGGGGAAATGTTGATGAAGATGAAGGTACAATTGAAGGAAATATAGGACGAAGTTTAAAAAATCGTTTGCAAATGGCTGTTTTTCCTGATGGAGATTTTGGAAAGCACGCAGTTACTCATTATAAAGTTCTAGAACGTTTAACGTATGTAACTTTGGTACAATGTAAATTGGAAACTGGTAGAACACACCAAATTAGAGCGCATTTTAAACATATTGGTCACACACTTTTTAATGATGAACGTTATGGTGGAGATGACATTTTAAAAGGAACAACTTTTACAAAATACAAACAGTTTGTACAAAATTGTTTTAAGGTTTTACCAAGACAAGCACTACATGCAAAAACATTAGGTTTTACACACCCTAAAACAGGAGAATTTCTGCGTTTTAACTCTGAAGTCCCTCAAGACATTACAGATTGTTTAGAAAAATGGAGAACTTATTCTGAAAATTCCAAAGAAGAGTTTTAG